One genomic window of Terriglobia bacterium includes the following:
- a CDS encoding CvpA family protein — protein MNGLDWLIVLITLGSALLAAAQGFFFEVISLAGAIAGYLAAAWGYGRIAPWFLPYVKSQAFADLAGFLTIFVAVVLLGGAIARIVRWMVREVGLRWVDRALGAAFGFLRGLVIVTAGLLAITAFAPDSKELAGSHLANYFLVAGGGASWLAPAEIRQKFHDGWSKLRGNPGPGTTKKTSE, from the coding sequence ATGAACGGGCTGGACTGGCTGATTGTGCTGATCACGCTGGGATCGGCGTTGCTGGCCGCAGCGCAGGGATTTTTCTTTGAAGTGATTTCGCTGGCAGGGGCCATTGCAGGTTACCTGGCAGCGGCGTGGGGGTACGGGCGTATTGCTCCGTGGTTCCTGCCGTATGTGAAGTCGCAGGCATTCGCGGACCTGGCAGGATTTCTCACCATCTTTGTTGCGGTGGTGCTGCTGGGCGGGGCCATCGCCAGGATCGTCCGCTGGATGGTCCGGGAAGTTGGGCTCCGCTGGGTGGACCGCGCATTGGGAGCAGCGTTCGGATTTCTGCGCGGATTAGTGATTGTGACCGCTGGACTGCTGGCGATTACGGCTTTTGCTCCGGATTCCAAGGAGCTGGCCGGATCGCATTTGGCAAATTATTTTCTGGTGGCCGGAGGCGGCGCAAGCTGGCTGGCGCCCGCGGAGATTCGCCAGAAATTTCATGACGGCTGGAGCAAGCTGCGTGGTAATCCAGGACCGGGGACAACAAAGAAAACAAGTGAGTGA
- a CDS encoding phosphoribosylaminoimidazolesuccinocarboxamide synthase, with translation MTSPATLSRILLQTDFPDLTLHARGKVRDLYSLDGQLLLVATDRISAFDYVLGSGIPEKGRVLTQLSLFWFDFLKDTVSNHLISARVEDYPPGAQKYAAQLRGRSMLVAKANMVDIECVARGYLSGSGWKEYQQTGAVCGIKLPPGLKESDKLPEPIFTPASKAQSGHDENISFEEMVKRTGKELAEQLRDLTLGIYKKAAAYALARGIIIADTKFEFGHTAQGLVLADEVLTPDSSRFWPAEKYQPGRAQESYDKQYVRDYLEAIRWNKQPPAPSLPEDVARKTSEKYIQAYTVLAGRDLPAG, from the coding sequence ATGACAAGCCCTGCAACCTTAAGCCGCATACTGCTGCAAACTGATTTTCCCGATCTCACCCTGCACGCCCGGGGCAAGGTACGGGACCTGTACAGCCTGGATGGACAATTATTGCTGGTCGCCACCGACCGGATTTCCGCGTTCGATTACGTTCTTGGTAGTGGGATCCCGGAAAAAGGCCGGGTGCTCACGCAGCTCTCGCTGTTCTGGTTTGACTTCCTGAAAGACACGGTCAGCAACCACTTGATCAGCGCGCGCGTCGAAGATTATCCGCCGGGGGCGCAGAAATATGCAGCGCAGCTTCGCGGACGCTCCATGCTGGTGGCGAAGGCGAACATGGTGGACATTGAATGCGTGGCCCGCGGATATCTTTCCGGTTCCGGCTGGAAGGAATATCAGCAGACCGGCGCGGTGTGCGGCATCAAGCTGCCGCCGGGACTGAAAGAGTCTGACAAGCTGCCGGAGCCGATCTTTACTCCGGCCAGCAAAGCGCAGAGCGGCCATGACGAAAACATTTCGTTCGAAGAAATGGTCAAGCGCACGGGGAAAGAGCTGGCCGAGCAGCTTCGCGATCTCACGCTGGGGATTTACAAAAAAGCGGCGGCTTACGCGTTGGCCCGAGGCATCATCATCGCCGACACCAAGTTTGAGTTCGGCCATACAGCGCAGGGCCTGGTGCTGGCCGACGAAGTGCTCACGCCGGACTCGTCGCGCTTCTGGCCGGCGGAAAAATATCAGCCGGGCCGGGCGCAGGAGTCGTATGACAAGCAGTATGTTCGCGACTATTTGGAAGCTATCCGTTGGAACAAGCAACCCCCTGCTCCGTCTCTGCCGGAAGATGTGGCGCGCAAGACCAGTGAGAAGTACATACAGGCGTACACCGTGCTTGCAGGACGGGATTTACCTGCAGGGTGA